Part of the Anomaloglossus baeobatrachus isolate aAnoBae1 chromosome 1, aAnoBae1.hap1, whole genome shotgun sequence genome, ctcgctgagaagggggccactccctgtttgtactgaatacaaaaaaactacataaaaacaaaaaagtgagccggagtatgagatggtatacatggaacttgtgagaccatgttcacactggccatgagacaaagagaaaccaaggaaaaaattgtgaaaacataccctgctgtaactgaataaaagcatagtgcatataaacatagggtacttagtaaacactgtttttgatcaaaaaaagcataaagctatcccaccaaacgtcaaggtgtacccagttgggatagtacctacactctctaatattaaaaccttaccataggtctaaaataggcctcaatgtggctaagggctgagagcgaccgggtcccaacaggacacacacagtcagggggattcacagaatgaaatgtccagctcgctgagaagggggccactccctgtttgtactgaatacaaaaaaactacataaaaacaaaaaagtgagccggagtatgagatggtatacatggaacttgtgagaccatgttcacactggccatgagacaaagagaaaccaaggaaaaaattgtgaaaacataccctgctgtaactgaataaaggcatagtgcatataaacatagggtacttagtaaacactgtttttgatcaaaaaaagcataaagctatcccaccaagcgtcaaggtgtacccagttgggatagtacctacactctctaatattaaaaccttaccatgggtctaaaataggcctcaatgtggctaagggctgagagcgaccgggtcccaacaggacacacacagtcagggggattcacagaatgaaatgtccagctcgctgagaagggggccactccctgtttgtactgaatacaaaaaaactacataaaaacaaaaaagtgagccggagtatgagatggtatacatggaacttgtgagaccatgttcacactggccatgatattagagagtgtaggtaccccggttgaggtgcagtaccctgtggtgcctgaaaccGCAGGGCCGCCACACTAGCCAAGAATACCAACAATGCAGACAGTAGTTGAACCTATCATGGGCTTCAAGATACTCCTAGACAGACATTGAGAGCCATATACAGCCTCAGCAAAGGTAAATCAAGAAAAAAAGGTGTAGTAACGAGGAAATGTGGTACTCCCTTCCCAATTAGGTGAGGACGATAGTGTGCTCATGTGATGTCCCTATAGGTCTCAGACTGTAGTGTGGGCACCCTCGACCTCCTGGCCGATCCTCTCTTGGAGTGAGGCCTGTGGGATGTCCAATGGTAGAAGAGGCTGGAGTGGAGCCAGGTCCTCACTTTGGGGTCTAAGGATGTAGTAGCATGTCGGGCAACTTGGAGATGGAGAATTGTGTAGGCTTAGTCCTGAGAAAAACACCGGTAGGTCCTCCAGGAAGCGCAACACCCAGGTGTGCAAATCCTTCTGCACTGACAGAGAAAAGGGGAATCTCCAATGAAAGGGGATACCCCTGTCCCTAAGGATGTCCAATAAAGGTTTAAGGTCTGATCTCCATGCCAGAGTGTGCCTGGAGAGATTGGGCATGACACGGATAGGCTTGTTGTTATACATTAAATTCAGCTTTTTCTGAGCGGCTTGAAGGATGGCCTCTTTCACGGCATAAAAGTGGACCCTGCACGTGACATATCGGTGCCGAGGGTCATCTGGATCAATGCGATGAAGGGCTCTATGGGCCCTGTCGAGTTCGAGTGAGACCCCTGGTGGACCCTTGAGTAAGCTATTGAAGATGGAGGTGAGGGCCACAGGGATATCTGAAGGGAGGATGGACTCAGACAGACCTCTGATGCGTAAATTTCTGTGATTTCTGTTTTCAAAGTCATCCATGTTTTGCTGGTGAGAGAATAGCTGTTTGGATTGGTCACATACAGCATCTTGTATTGACTGAAGGGTGGATGTGGTTGTATCTTGTGTTTTAGAGAGATTGTGAACTCTATTGGTGAGAGAGAATAGTTCCGCTCAGAATTGGGCAAATTCCTGTTTGCACTCCACCACTACTTGATTGGCCAGTGCCATGGTGTCACTTTTGGTGGGAATGGACTGATGGACGACACAGAGACCAGCTAGAAAGGCTGGGCAGTTTTCATCACCTGAGGCAAAAGAGATCGGCAAGGGAGAGCCCTGATAGTAGGGTCTCTGCAGAGCAGTGCCATATATGAGCTGTGATCCATGTTGCAGGAATATGCCCTCGCCCACAGGGACCACAGTGGTGATCTGCGTTGGTGTCACTTCGTGTAGACCAGTGCCCCCATGAGTGGAGGTCTGGATGGGCCTTACCTTACCAAGCCCACCCTTGGGCCCGGGGGACTTTCGGCCCAAAAAGAGCCTCTGGACCATTTATATGAGGGGAGAGGGGAGAAGTCTCTTTGGGGGCACATTCAGAGCTGGGTGTTCACCCCAGTGCATGAGGGTGATTGTCTCTCCATGTTCACAGCACCAACTCCCTCTGTATCAAGGGGAGCTAAATGGAGGTGGTTCGACAGGGTTAATTTAACAGCAACCCTGCTGGAATCACCCCATGAGGCAGGCACTTCCTCCCCACAGCATCGGTGCTCCTGCTGAGATGATTGCCGAGGAGAGACATGAGGCATCCGGATATTTCGCCTGACCCTCCAGGGATCACAGCAGTGAGCGGAGGGGGCACAGCGGTACAGTCAGTGATCGAGGAGGATGGTGGGTTAATGGCCAATAGTGAGGCCTTCTACAGCCGCTCGACGTAGTGGCCATcttgcaattgtggcgcccctggactagtcagggcgtcacaggggactgcacactctttattcttagtgcaggctcaacccctcttggttctgggttcccaacctgcagcactgcctccatcagcatccagcaagagaaaacaatcactgatctcggggagaccagccagagaaaacactgccggcagccagcaaaggcgctcaacacagtgaaatcctaggtgcattgccccctgggaagtatgcaaatcaaaaaaggtccatggagcctctgttaagagtctcaacacagaaaatagccagatatccctctgggaaggacttagccaaggagtggctctttttaaggagaccaccataaccaccatattaagtggcccttttagtcaatatccaactctttgatgagtttaaagatatgacaagggaaatacaaaggccaggtatccatccacagacagctgtttcgggttattgcccctcatcagtatggagtaggattctggctaggtgggagcaatgcctagtagaccagcaagacaaaacaatcagtgatctcggggagactagccagagaaaaaattgccagcagccaacaaaggagggatatctggctattttctgtgtcgagactcctaacagaggctccacggacctttttttatttccatcagcatccaaaaatcccaatcacacctcgcaccacatctTGTTTGGcaaaccagtgggctgctaagctggaatagggccgcccacctaggggtcatgcagggaggtgggaggtgacaagtgagttcagtggtagccctcgagcagtgaggagctaggagggagcgtgtggctcccggggagaAGAAGATTGGGTTGCacacggtggtctggacccagaggggTCGGAGACCcgctcgcgggatattgggactgggtatctggacttagtcttggaggacggtcggtAGTtaaagtacaatagccggtctgggaccgaaagcacgtcggggtactggaccctaggtcggggagaggcttcaagcaacacagcaattaacctgcggatgatagggcctttatggactgtccccacgaagctcagagatcgggggcactagcgcaacgagggggaaagggctttccaaccaaagcagcccactgaaattccaagcgggagctcctgagagcacagctccttcacactaAAAAgtcgggagcggggcccggacagtttCAAGCTTACGGGCCTCTTGGACACTattaaaatttgtgcacggaggcaggctccggaccatcaggcagtactgcaggggatggagacccggacaagctcccccaagagggcagtggaatccagagacttggtttactacgttgtcagcatctgctttccttctgagtgaataCTTGATCACCCGCTGCTcccagcgagcctgcactcccctGCAATTCCCCCCATCATCCAGAGTCcagggggccttccctacccgtggagggtaacgtcatctggctgccccattccatcaccccgggtacttccaacggcagcggcggtattccccgttaccgcacaccacgggtggtgtcacaaactatctaatcccctgtaaataatccccccatCAGATTTTAGAgtgacccttagcccccgggtccggagaacctcgagccacgagtagcgacacccggatccgagcgtttcaaccgctgctggggcggtagacaatagctccacagcctccatgcccacgGGCATTGAAGGAGCGCCGAAGCCCTCCATCGTAACCAGGGCCCAAGGTTGCACTGTGGCATTGTCCGGGTCCTGCTGTGTCTCACCAGTCCCATCGACGACCTGAGGAGTCCGGTCACCCTCCTCCATCTCCCATCGCAGCTGCTTAGGTAGTAAGAATCGTGGCTTCTGGGAGCGGGTGATGTTAGGTCAATGTCACCTGTGGAGACCAGGGGCGGGTCGAGGGATGAGTCCCAGCCTTTTTGGCAGAAGATTTGCCCATATTACCAATATAGAACTAGTTTCTGGGTAAAAGTTGTAGCGGAGCTCTGGGCACTCATCTTCACTCGGCCATGTCAGGCTCTGCCCCtcagcacttggaattttgttggaatttaaagggaagctgtcaggtgcaatatgcatagaaccacgagcagttttgggtgcatattgctaatccctgcctaaccatccttgtatatactagcatagataaagagatctttagaaaaagtatttctaaagatcagagGGGAACTAACATACTTTTCCATTCAGCATCGTACCTGTATTTGCTGTGACCGTGtatctgaatgctgggcacttccggtcatgcacagtatgaagccgggtgtacgcgtcctgcttTCAgataggtctactgcgcatgaatgCAAGTGCCCGGCTTTCAGAACAGCATTCACCACGAGCACAGATACGTGCGGCACCGCTGGGGAcgcagcattgaatagcatgttagtacacccctgtgggcatgctaccatgctaagagggcatactagtcaggggatataacacccttgggactagtccccgcgctcattagcataagataaaagatcattagaaatactctttctaaagatctctttatgtatactagtgtatacagggacggttaggcagggattagcaatatacacccagaactgctcgtggttctcactgcatattgcacctgacacgttccctttaacaaATCAACCTTACTTGAAATGAAATGAGTTAGCATTAGGGTAGATGAGTGCTTTGGACTATCTAATTACATCAGCGTGTGAACCTGCATCTCTACAAGACTATGCATGTCAAGCAAGCACAAGAACTTGCATAAAGAATGCAGTCTCTACCAGTCAAACAAGAAACACAAGGTATTAATTTATTCACGTTCTTCGCTAAGGTTAGGCCTCTTCCCTGCTTAAAATGTCTAAAGCATGTTGAAATGGAAAAGCTGCGAAGATTAAGTTTAAATTGGGTAAAGTTCGAGATCATAGTCCACATACAAGAGGACTGTCGGATGTTTCCAGTGGCTGTCAGGCCAACGGACACTATAAAGGACCTTAGAGTCAACCTTGTAAAACAAGGAATCACCTCGTGGAAGAAGCATTTCTCCTACAATGGCAGAGAATTGGGGGAGTATGAAACAATTAGAAACCTAAACATCAAAAGCGGAGCTGTTATATTACTTCTTAATAAAAGCTCAAGGTAGGCATTTTTCCAAATTTCTGTACATTCATTATAATGTAAATGAAAATTATTTTGCTTTAAAAAACAAAGCGATTAAAAGCATACATGTAGTAATATAAATGCTACATTGTATTTGGATTTTGTATTATTATGGATAATTCCTTACCTACAAGTACCTCCAAAAAGTTCCCATAAAATAATATGGTGTACTATAATGTGTTTCAGTATACCACAATACTAATAAAGCAATTTATTAGTGTTCTGCATTATATCATTTATTTGCTTgctttatatataaaataaaaaacatacaaaaagtgtAATCATAGTCAATATTTCGTTTTTTAAAGAGAAATTTATGTTTTGAAAATTGTCTCCCATTTCCATGCAGAAAAAGAGTTCCATTGGATCCGTTTGATTGTTTTTCATCCATATATGCACTTATATTAGATCCATATGTCCACATTAGGCTCATTTTTAGCTACATATTTCAAATATTTCGTATTGTTTTTGTCCTCCTCTTCTGTATTGTTTCAACCCACCTCACTGATTTTTCAAATAGCGGATAAGTTAAAAGGCTAAAAAAGTCATATCCTTTTACTGTATGTGATCTGTTTTAATAGATaggatttttgttgttttttattgaATGTGTTGTAGTGATGAgtaaatatattctgcactattcattacgaatattaaggtatttggGATATTCGTTACTtgtcgagtattttggtattcactTCATAAGTTTCAAGTCCGCTTTCTGCCCATATGTGgtaattttcagccactaaacatgtgggattgcctgccaatcacagtaatgctgtagtcatctttgctactggcattactgtgattggcaggtgtagtggggaaaaaaatgacatgcggtctccCCGCCTATTTGTtataaccagagcaggtaaagtagacagctggggactagtattctcaggctgagaaggTTCATAGTTATTATTGATCcttcccctgcctaaaaatagcagcctggagcTGCCCcacaagtagcgcatccattagatgtgccaattgtggaGCTTTTCCGGCTCATCCttcgtgcggtggcaatcagaaAGTATTggatggagttgatgtcagctgtaatttgtcaaaaatcacagctgccatcaagccctgagtTGGTAAAGGCGAGGTGTCGATGAGACCTCCCGTCCATTAccagactgtaaaaaaaaaaaaaaaaaaaaacacacacaaaaagtcctttatttataaaaaaaacccacaccttctttcaccaatttattaaccgccAAAACACCGCTGCAGGTCCAACGCATTCCACATAACATCCcatgatgatcccggctctgctacatcatatTTCATGTTGAGCTTTGACATTAGAACACGTGAGCAGCATGGGAGCTGCCAGAAGTGAACTCAATTCCGGGCTGTCTGATTGTGTGTCACTGTGGCAATGTAGTTCAATAAACTGGCACtaagtttacctgaggtcacttcTAGTGGTTTTCACAGCACCCTCTGTGTGAGCCAccagctgtaacctcaggtgaactcagtgtcgAACTGTCTAATTGTGCTGCTGCTGTGACACACAGTCCAGcactaagttcacctgaggtcGCAGTTGGCAGCTCACACAGAGAGTACCATGAGAGCCAATAGAAGTGACCTCAGTTGAACTCAGTGCCAGTCTGTCTGACTGCGTCGCATGGCGGCCGTGCAGTCTGACAGTCTGGCAGTGACttaacctgaggtcacagctggcggctCACACAGAGGGTACTGTGAGATCCACTAGAAGTGGCCGCAGATGAACTCAGTGCCGGTCTGCCTGACTGCATGGCACGGCAGCACTGCAGTCTGGTAGTCCGGCACTAGTTTCACCAGTGGTCACAGCTGGCAGCTCACAGAGGGTACCACCagaactgacctcaggtgaactcaggtcCAGACTGCGCTGCTGACATGACACATAGTCAGACATTGCGGCACTGAGTTAACCTGAAGTCACTTCTGGCAGCTCCCATGCTGCTCTCAGTGTGTCCAAGAGGTGAGCAGCCACATGTTTTCTAATGTCAGCATTCAAGATGTCCTCCAGCTGTAGTAGAGCATGGATTGTCGGCGACATCATGTAGATTACGTCGAAGCTAcgaaggtgttttgggggttattaaattggtgaaaaagtgtgtaggttttttgttttgtttttcttaaaaGAAAACAGGGTTGATAATGGCCAATAGCTTGAAAGCAGCTGTGATTTTTACAAattacagctgatatcaaccccagatattaaccagattgccaccgcaccaaggcaatcaggtAAAGCACCacaactggcgcatctaatggatgagccaattgtggggtgtctgtgggctgctatttttaggcttgggagggccgtgtaaccatggaccttctgagcctgagaataccagttcccagctctctgctttatctgcgctggttattaaaaataggcagGATCCAGAGCCTTTTTTTTCAACTTAGTGGGCCAGCGTCAGTGAGGGCTGAAGTTCACAGTTGTCTACTTTACCTGAGATGGTTATCCCAAATAGACGGGGAACTGCATGTCAaagtgtaatactctgacaacattgtttccagATGCGACTTGAGTTTCAGGGATGCCTCCAGGCATTTTCTCCATGCTGTTCCCTTTCAATTTTACCACATTTTCATTCATTTTGGCATTTTTACAGCCCAAAGAAACATCCTGTTAGGGTTTTCAGGAAAATTATTTgagcttcccattgacttacattagatttgttatttgtgAAGATTACACAAATAGTATGAAACATTCGAGACaaataatctgaacccgaatataTTAGTATTTGCCCATCATTAGTCTACTGACAATTTTCATCCAAAAACCAAATCAGATTTTTTcatgctgaatttttttttaactgaattTCAATTACATTCATCTGATTTTAAAATTATTCACTTGATTGAGACCATTGGCAATATTAaggtaagggctcgtgcgcacgtttgatactgacatgcatttacgctgcgtattgcactgcaacgtaaatgcatgcgtcctgcgtccccagcacaatctatgtagattgtgcatgatatgtgcgcacaatgcttttatgaatgcagtgatttgggtgctaaaattttgacccaaatctgtgcattcataaaagcagcatgtcaattatttgtgcgttctggatgcagctcctgctctgtctatggtgggggcagcttcCAGAgctcatgaaatcggcttttttttaaacaaaaatctgcattaattatgcagtgtttctgcagcgatttgaagtgtacatgtgctgtcaaatccctgcagaatattcagcagttacaggagttacatgcgcatgagccctaagtgtGTAAACCTACGGCCATGTTCAcatactgcatcttttactgcatttttggtgcatttttgagatcacaaagatgcccctaaatacatgcatttccttcccccagcaaagtctatgagatttatattttgctgtccacaatgtgcatctttttttggctgcatttttgaagatgcagcagtgaattctttttgtgtttttccagcatttttgagcccttccagtcaataggtttgacttaaaaaacgctttgggaaaaatgcagtaaaaacacgta contains:
- the TINCR gene encoding TINCR ubiquitin domain containing, with protein sequence MEKLRRLSLNWVKFEIIVHIQEDCRMFPVAVRPTDTIKDLRVNLVKQGITSWKKHFSYNGRELGEYETIRNLNIKSGAVILLLNKSSR